From a region of the Salminus brasiliensis chromosome 4, fSalBra1.hap2, whole genome shotgun sequence genome:
- the LOC140554129 gene encoding C-X-C motif chemokine 9 — protein MKSTLHIRSALLAVGLYILLTAQAGDSQHVPTRCMCNKPKTRVLGPFVDFEIFLRRPGCPKDEIIVTVKKTKKVCLSPDGAQGKRLLKCWRRMQEIKGEVKKCLKRLRLRRKHTRPRKPTS, from the exons ATGAAGTCCACACTACACATTCGCTCTGCTCTGCTGGCGGTGGGCCTCTACATTCTCCTTACTG CTCAGGCAGGAGACAGCCAGCATGTTCCGACCCGCTGCATGTGCAATAAACCCAAGACCAGAGTCTTGGGACCATTTGTGGATTTTGAAATCTTCCTAAGAAGACCTGGATGTCCTAAAGATGAGATTAT AGTTACAGTAAAGAAGACCAAGAAAGTGTGCCTGAGTCCTGATGGAGCTCAAGGAAAAAGATTGCTGAAATGCTGGCGCAG GATGCAGGAGATAAAAGGAGAAGTGAAGAAATGCTTAAAAAGATTGCGGCTTCGGAGGAAGCACACCAGACCCAGGAAGCCAACATCATGA
- the rassf4a gene encoding ras association domain-containing protein 4a isoform X3, whose product MQDDNERFHFPGWRLENTGTNRNEGNQQSVSQSSQESNNNKLTSPTLTSMDDLGPEEETPQLLRTRSDASFMNIQRRSKLRSLGDLQRVRRHRFSINGHFYNHKTSVFTPAYGSVTNVRVNSRMTTQEVLSLLLNKFRVSNTGLMFHISHWVFRFPQLPSFMVFLQVENSTDEFALYVVHESGERTKFKDTEYPLVSRLLHGPCEKIANIFIMERDLGEEVTYDVAQYIKFEMPVLDSFVKKLKEEEEREISKLTGKYSALKSMILQQLEEHAETDSV is encoded by the exons ATGCAGGATGACAATGAGCGGTTCCACTTTCCAGGTTGGAGGTTGGAGAACACAGGGACTAACAG GAATGAAGGCAACCAGCAGAGTGTAAGTCAGAGCTCACAGGagtccaacaacaacaaactcaCTTCACCTACATTAACAA GTATGGATGACCTTGGCCCTGAGGAGGAAACCCCTCAACTACTGAGAACGAGAAGTGATGCCAGCTTCATGAACATTCAGAGAAGATCCAAACTACGCAGTTTAGGAGATTTACAGCGGGTTAGAAGACATCGCTTCTCCATTAACGGCCACTTTTACAACCACAAG ACATCAGTTTTCACCCCAGCATATGGATCAGTGACTAATGTCCGTGTGAACAGCAGAATGACAACACAAGAAGTGCTCAGCCTGTTACTTAATAAGTTTCGGGTAAGTAATACAGGACTCATGTTTCACATAAGTCATTGGGTTTTTCGCTTCCCACAGCTGCCCTCTTTTATGGTATTTCTGCAGGTGGAGAACAGTACAGATGAATTTGCCCTCTATGTCGTCCATGAGTCAGGAG AGAGGACAAAGTTTAAAGACACTGAATATCCACTGGTATCGCGTCTGCTGCACGGCCCATGTGAAAAAATAGCCAATATTTTCATTATGGAAAGGGATCTAGGTGAAGAGGTTACATACGAT gtTGCACAGTACATCAAATTTGAAATGCCTGTTTTAGACAGTTTTGTCAAAAAATtgaaggaagaagaagagagagagatttccaAACTGACAGGAAA ATATAGTGCACTGAAGTCAATGATATTGCAGCAGCTGGAGGAACATGCTGAGACAGACAGTGTGTGA
- the rassf4a gene encoding ras association domain-containing protein 4a isoform X2 — MDPAQTLFVRLNDEKVIAKSDLLSLLKTYNCYHEGKSFQLRIREEEGELIVEGLLNISWGLKRPIRLQMQDDNERFHFPGWRLENTGTNRNEGNQQSVSQSSQESNNNKLTSPTLTSMDDLGPEEETPQLLRTRSDASFMNIQRRSKLRSLGDLQRVRRHRFSINGHFYNHKTSVFTPAYGSVTNVRVNSRMTTQEVLSLLLNKFRVENSTDEFALYVVHESGERTKFKDTEYPLVSRLLHGPCEKIANIFIMERDLGEEVTYDVAQYIKFEMPVLDSFVKKLKEEEEREISKLTGKYSALKSMILQQLEEHAETDSV, encoded by the exons ATGGACCCTGCTCAAACACTTTTTGTAAGACTAAATGATGAGAAAGTCATTGCAAA GTCAGACCTTTTGTCACTTTTGAAAACCTACAACTGTTACCATGAAGGAAAGAGTTTTCAGCTTCGCATCCGTGAG GAAGAGGGCGAGTTGATCGTGGAGGGTTTACTCAACATCTCCTGGGGCCTGAAAAGACCAATCAGACTACAAATGCAGGATGACAATGAGCGGTTCCACTTTCCAGGTTGGAGGTTGGAGAACACAGGGACTAACAG GAATGAAGGCAACCAGCAGAGTGTAAGTCAGAGCTCACAGGagtccaacaacaacaaactcaCTTCACCTACATTAACAA GTATGGATGACCTTGGCCCTGAGGAGGAAACCCCTCAACTACTGAGAACGAGAAGTGATGCCAGCTTCATGAACATTCAGAGAAGATCCAAACTACGCAGTTTAGGAGATTTACAGCGGGTTAGAAGACATCGCTTCTCCATTAACGGCCACTTTTACAACCACAAG ACATCAGTTTTCACCCCAGCATATGGATCAGTGACTAATGTCCGTGTGAACAGCAGAATGACAACACAAGAAGTGCTCAGCCTGTTACTTAATAAGTTTCGG GTGGAGAACAGTACAGATGAATTTGCCCTCTATGTCGTCCATGAGTCAGGAG AGAGGACAAAGTTTAAAGACACTGAATATCCACTGGTATCGCGTCTGCTGCACGGCCCATGTGAAAAAATAGCCAATATTTTCATTATGGAAAGGGATCTAGGTGAAGAGGTTACATACGAT gtTGCACAGTACATCAAATTTGAAATGCCTGTTTTAGACAGTTTTGTCAAAAAATtgaaggaagaagaagagagagagatttccaAACTGACAGGAAA ATATAGTGCACTGAAGTCAATGATATTGCAGCAGCTGGAGGAACATGCTGAGACAGACAGTGTGTGA
- the rassf4a gene encoding ras association domain-containing protein 4a isoform X1, which produces MDPAQTLFVRLNDEKVIAKSDLLSLLKTYNCYHEGKSFQLRIREEEGELIVEGLLNISWGLKRPIRLQMQDDNERFHFPGWRLENTGTNRNEGNQQSVSQSSQESNNNKLTSPTLTSMDDLGPEEETPQLLRTRSDASFMNIQRRSKLRSLGDLQRVRRHRFSINGHFYNHKTSVFTPAYGSVTNVRVNSRMTTQEVLSLLLNKFRVSNTGLMFHISHWVFRFPQLPSFMVFLQVENSTDEFALYVVHESGERTKFKDTEYPLVSRLLHGPCEKIANIFIMERDLGEEVTYDVAQYIKFEMPVLDSFVKKLKEEEEREISKLTGKYSALKSMILQQLEEHAETDSV; this is translated from the exons ATGGACCCTGCTCAAACACTTTTTGTAAGACTAAATGATGAGAAAGTCATTGCAAA GTCAGACCTTTTGTCACTTTTGAAAACCTACAACTGTTACCATGAAGGAAAGAGTTTTCAGCTTCGCATCCGTGAG GAAGAGGGCGAGTTGATCGTGGAGGGTTTACTCAACATCTCCTGGGGCCTGAAAAGACCAATCAGACTACAAATGCAGGATGACAATGAGCGGTTCCACTTTCCAGGTTGGAGGTTGGAGAACACAGGGACTAACAG GAATGAAGGCAACCAGCAGAGTGTAAGTCAGAGCTCACAGGagtccaacaacaacaaactcaCTTCACCTACATTAACAA GTATGGATGACCTTGGCCCTGAGGAGGAAACCCCTCAACTACTGAGAACGAGAAGTGATGCCAGCTTCATGAACATTCAGAGAAGATCCAAACTACGCAGTTTAGGAGATTTACAGCGGGTTAGAAGACATCGCTTCTCCATTAACGGCCACTTTTACAACCACAAG ACATCAGTTTTCACCCCAGCATATGGATCAGTGACTAATGTCCGTGTGAACAGCAGAATGACAACACAAGAAGTGCTCAGCCTGTTACTTAATAAGTTTCGGGTAAGTAATACAGGACTCATGTTTCACATAAGTCATTGGGTTTTTCGCTTCCCACAGCTGCCCTCTTTTATGGTATTTCTGCAGGTGGAGAACAGTACAGATGAATTTGCCCTCTATGTCGTCCATGAGTCAGGAG AGAGGACAAAGTTTAAAGACACTGAATATCCACTGGTATCGCGTCTGCTGCACGGCCCATGTGAAAAAATAGCCAATATTTTCATTATGGAAAGGGATCTAGGTGAAGAGGTTACATACGAT gtTGCACAGTACATCAAATTTGAAATGCCTGTTTTAGACAGTTTTGTCAAAAAATtgaaggaagaagaagagagagagatttccaAACTGACAGGAAA ATATAGTGCACTGAAGTCAATGATATTGCAGCAGCTGGAGGAACATGCTGAGACAGACAGTGTGTGA